The genomic DNA ACTTACGCACTGCGTTGCAGCAGCATCGACTTAATATGGCCGATAGCGCGCGTCGGGTTCAGCCCCTTAGGACACACACTGACGCAGTTCATGATGCTATGGCAGCGGAATACGCTGAAAGCATCGCTTAACCCTTCCAGACGGCTGTCGGTTTCGGTATCGCGGCTGTCGATCAGGAAACGATACGCTGCCAGCAGACCCGCCGGGCCGATGAACTTGTCCGGGTTCCACCAGAACGACGGACAAGACGTTGAACAACATGCACAAAGAATACACTCGTACAGACCATCGAGTTTTTCACGCTGCTCTGGCGACTGTAAATGCTCGCGAGCCGGTGGATTCTTCTCATTATTCAACAAGTAAGGCTTAATCTTCTCATATTGTGCATAGAATTGCCCCATGTCTACCACCAAATCGCGAACTACCGGCAGCCCTGGCAGAGGACGGATGACAATTTTCTGACCCGGGCGATTGAGCGCCGAAATCGGCGTGATGCATGCCAGGCCATTTTTGCCGTTCATGTTCAGACCGTCGGACCCACAGACCCCTTCACGACAGGAACGACGAAACGACAGTGTCGGATCTTTTTCTTTCAGCTGGATTAACGCATCCAGCAGCATCATATCGCGACCTTCTTCCGCTTCCAGGGTGTAATCCTGCATATGCGGAGCATCATCGATATCCGGGTTATAACGATAAACTGAGAATTCGAGTTTCATTGTCCTGTCTCCGCATTAATAAGTACGAATCTTCGGCGGGAACGCCGGACGCAGTTTCGGCTCCATATTGACGCTACGACGCGTCATGGATTCCGACTCTGGCAGATACAGGGAATGGCACAGCCAGTTTTCGTCATCACGATCCGGGAAGTCGAAGCGGCTATGCGCGCCACGGCTTTCGGTACGGTAGTTAGCAGACTGAGCCGTTGCATAAGCGGTTTCCATCAGGTTATCCAGCTCCAGGCACTCAACGCGCTGGGTGTTGAACTCGCTGGAGGTGTCGTCCAGACGGGCATTTTTCAGACGCTCGCGGATCACTTTCAGTTGCTCAAGCCCTTTGTGCATGGCATCACCTTCGCGGAATACCGAGAAGTTGTGCTGCATACATTCCTGCAGTGCTTTACGGATTTCCACCGGATCTTCACCGCTGCGGGTGTTGTTCCAGCGGTTGAGACGATCGAGAGAGCCTTCAACGTCGGATTCGCTGGCGTCACGTAGTGCGCCCTGCTCAGCAATGGATTCCTGCAGATGCAGACCCGCCGCGCGGCCAAAGACCACCAGATCCAGCAGCGAGTTGCCGCCGAGGCGGTTGGCGCCGTGAACCGATACGCAGGCGATTTCGCCCACCGCGAACAGACCCGGGATCACCACGTCTTCGCCCTTCTCGTTCACGGTCAGCGCCTGGCCGGTCACTTTGGTCGGAATACCGCCCATCATGTAGTGGCAGGTCGGAATCACCGGAATCGGCTCTTTCACCGGATCGACGTGCGCGAAGGTGCGGGACAGTTCGAGGATACCCGGCAGGCGGGATTCCAGAACCTCTTTCCCCAGATGGTCGAGTTTCAGTTTAGCATGCGGACCCCACGGGCCATCGCAGCCGCGACCTTCACGGATTTCGATCATGATGGAACGCGCCACCACGTCACGACCCGCCAGGTCTTTCGCATTTGGCGCATAACGCTCCATAAAGCGCTCGCCATGTTTGTTCAGCAGATAACCACCTTCACCACGGCAACCCTCGGTCACGAGGACGCCCGCGCCGGCGATACCGGTCGGGTGGAACTGCCACATTTCCATATCCTGCACCGGCACGCCAGCGCGGATCGCCATCCCCACGCCATCACCGGTATTGATGTGGGCGTTGGTTGTGGACTGATAGATACGGCCTGCGCCGCCAGTCGCCAGCACGGTGGCGCGGGCTTTGAAGTACACCACTTCACCGGTTTCAATGCACAGCGCGGTACAACCCACCACCGCGCCATCCTGGTTTTTCACCAGATCCAGCGCATACCACTCGGAGAAAATGGTGGTGTGGTTTTTCAGGTTTTGCTGATACAGCGTGTGCAGCAGTGCGTGACCGGTACGGTCAGCCGCCGCTGCGGTACGTGCCGCCTGCTCGCCGCCGAAGTTTTTCGACTGGCCGCCAAACGGACGTTGATAAATTTTACCATCATCCAGACGGGAGAACGGCAGTCCCATGTGCTCGAGCTCCAGAATCGCTTCCGGGCCGGTCTTACACATATATTCAATCGCGTCCTGATCGCCGATGTAGTCTGACCCTTTCACGGTGTCATACATGTGCCATTCCCAGTTATCTTCATGGGTATTACCGAGCGCCACGGTGATGCCACCCTGCGCGGATACGGTATGGGAACGGGTCGGGAACACTTTAGAGAGCAGCGCACAGGTCTGGCCGCTCTGGGAAATTTGCAGCGCAGCGCGCATGCCTGCGCCACCTGCGCCGATAACGACAGCATCAAATTCTCTGACTGGCAGTTTCATTACACACCCCACACCACAACGAATCCATAAATCACGTAAACCACCAGCGCAACCACGATGAGCAGTTGCAGAATCAGGCGTACAGCCAGCGGTTTAACGTAGTCGGTCAACACCTGCCACATGCCGATCCAGGCATGAATCAAGATGGAAAAAAGCGCCAGCAGGGTAAAGACTTTGGTGAACGAGGAAGAGAAGAAACCCGACCAGACTTCCCAGGTCAGCGTGCCGCTCGTCGCGAAAAAGCCAACCATATAAATGATGTAGAGGGTCAGAACGATAGCGGTAGCACGGACCAGGATGAAGTCATGTACGCCGTTGCGTCCTAATGCTGAGGCGTTGCTTACCATACGAGGACTCCTGCGAGAAGTGAAAGCACGACAGTAATAACAAAAGAGATAGTAGCGGAGCGTTTCCCTGCTTCGAGGGTTTCGTCCAGGTAGCCAAAGTCCATCAACAGATGGCGAATACCGACGACAGTATGGTATGCCAGCGCAGTGAGGATGCCCCACATAATGAACTTAACGAAGAAGCTGCTCATAATTGAGCTGGCGACGAGGAAACCTTCTGGAGAAGAGAGGCTGGTGCCCAGCAACCACAGCAGAATACCGACGGCCACGAAGGTGATCACACCGGAGACGCGATGGAGAATGGACGCTATCGCCGTTACAGGAAACCGGATCGTTGCAAGATCCAGATTGACAGGTCTTTGTTTTTTCACATTTCTTACCATGAATAACGCCCACATGCTGTTCTTATTATTCCATCCTCCGGTCTGCGTGCGGGTCAAGCAGCGTCCTTACTATAACTAAGCGTCATGTTAAAACTCCCTTTCAGAAGCAAAAACGACACAAAACAACGCTGGGTGGCTCGGGATTAGCAGGGTGTTCCGGAGACCTGGCGGCAGTATAGGCTGTTCACAAAATCATTACAATTAACCTACATATAGTTTGTCGGGTTTTATGCGGAACAGTGATCAATATCACGATAACAACATTTTTTTAAAATTTAATCAGCTGATTTGACAAATATTAAACATTACTGTTACAACCATCACCAGAAAAGTCATATAATGCGTAAAAGTTATGAGGTCGTGCTTTCACCTGAATATAAGTTATGTAACAGTGTGTCGGTATTGACCGAAGTGATCAGGACAGTTATTAGTGATATACAGGTTTGAATGATACGGACTGCTAAGACCCTGATTTGCTGTTGTTTCGCTGTAAACTAACCGTCTGCCATCCAGCGCCCTTTGCTCTGTACCCTGGTTTCTCCTCTGAAACAGAGCGGCGAGCCAAATAACAATTTTGGTAACGGTTATGAACAGTCTGAATGCGAATCCGGCACCCGGCAGTCTTAAGCAATAAGGCGCTAAGGAGACCGTAATGGCTGATACTAAGGCAAAGCTCACTTTAAACGGTGATATTGCTATCGAACTGGATGTGCTAAAGGGCACGCTCGGTGAAGATGTTATTGATATCCGTAAGTTAGGTTCACAAGGAATGTTTACCTTTGATCCTGGCTTCACCTCTACCGCATCCTGCGAATCCAAAATCACCTTTATTGATGGTGATGAAGGTATCCTGCTGCATCGCGGTTTTCCCATTGATCAGTTAGCAACCGAGTCTAACTATCTGGAAGTGTGTTACATCCTGCTGAACGGCGAAAAACCGACGCAGGCGCAATATGACGAATTCAAAACCACCGTCACCCGCCACACTATGATCCATGAGCAGATCACCCGACTGTTCCATGCATTCCGTCGCGATTCCCATCCGATGGCGGTGATGTGCGGGATTACCGGCGCACTGGCGGCGTTCTATCACGACTCGCTGGATGTGAATAATCCGCGTCATCGCGAAATCGCGGCGTTCCGTCTGCTCTCCAAAATGCCGACGATGGCCGCCATGTGTTACAAATATTCCATCGGTCAGCCGTTTGTTTATCCGCGCAACGATCTCTCCTATGCGGGTAATTTCCTGAATATGATGTTCTCCACACCGTGTGAAACCTATGAAGTTAACCCGGTACTGGAACGTGCGATGGACAGGATCCTCATCCTGCACGCTGACCACGAACAGAACGCGTCAACTTCAACGGTACGTACTGCAGGCTCGTCGGGCGCGAACCCGTTTGCCTGTATCGCGGCAGGTATTGCCTCCCTGTGGGGACCGGCACACGGCGGCGCCAACGAAGCGGCGCTGAAAATGCTGGAAGAGATTAGCTCGGTTGAGCATATTCCGGAATTCGTCCGTCGCGCGAAAGACAAAAACGACTCTTTCCGCCTGATGGGCTTCGGTCATCGTGTTTACAAAAACTACGATCCGCGCGCCACTGTCATGCGTGAAACCTGCCATGAAGTGCTGAAAGAGCTGGGCACCAAAGATGATCTGCTGGAAGTGGCGATGGAGCTGGAAAACATCGCGCTGAACGACCCGTACTTCATCGAGAAGAAACTCTACCCGAACGTCGATTTCTACTCTGGCATTATTCTGAAAGCGATGGGCATTCCGTCTTCCATGTTCACTGTGATCTTCGCCATGGCGCGTACCGTCGGCTGGATTGCGCACTGGAATGAAATGCACACGGAAGGGATGAAAATTGCGCGTCCGCGTCAGCTGTACACCGGCTACGACAAGCGTGAATTTGAGTCCAACGTGAAAAAACGCTAAGCCATTAGCGGTCTGAACACACCGGGGACGCGGCAACGCTCCCCGGTTTTTTATCTCACGCGGCGCTGACCGTAATGCCATGTTCCGCAAATGCCGCCCGCAGACGGCGAGCAAACGCCAGCGCCTGTTCGCCATCGCCATGCAGGCAAACGGTTTGCGCACGCACGGTCGCCCATTCACCGGTGATGCTCTGCACGCGACCGCGCAGCACCATCTCCAGCGTCTGTGCCAGCGCCCTGTCTTCATCAACGATCAGCGCACCTGGCTGCGTACGCGGCACCAGGCTGCCGTCCGCCAGATAACCGCGATCTGCAAACACCTCTTCCTGCGTGGTCAGGTGGTTCCGTTGCCCGGCGCGGATCAATTCGCTGCCAGCGAGCCCGGTCAGAATCAATTGCGCGTCAGCGTCACGCACCGCGCGGGCAATCGCGTCCGCCAGATCTGCCGATTTCGCCGCCTGGTTATACAGCATGCCGTGCGGTTTGACGTGGCGCAGCACACCGCCTTCCGCACGAACAATCGCCCCCAGTGCGCCAATCTGATACAGCGTTTGCGCATACACCGTTTCGGGGGGCAGCGACATCGCTGTACGGCCAAAATTCTCCCGGTCGGGAAAGCTGGGGTGTGCGCCAATCGCCACGCCGTTACGCATCGCTTCCCGCACGGCGGTACGCATCATCACCGCATCACCGGCATGAAATCCGCAGGCGATATTGGCCGAAGAGACCAGTTGCAACAGTTGCGCGTCACTGGCCCCCCCTTCCCCGAGATCGGCATTCAAATCAATGTTCATCGTTAAGCCGCCACGCCAGTTGTTCAAGGTAACGTTGCTGATCGCTGCGCGCTTTCAGCGCTTCTTCCAGCGAACAGGGCACAAAATGCACCGGCTGTCCGAGCGGGATTTGCGCCAGCTGGTACATATCCGCATCAATAATACAGGCGATGCGCGGATAGCCGCCGGTGGTCTGCGCGTCGCTCATCAGCACGATGGGCTGTCCGTTATGCGGCACCTGCACCACGCCCGGCAACAAACCATGCGACAACAACTCCCGCTGCGTCGTGCGCACCAACGGCTGGCCTTTCAGGCGATAGCCCATGCGATTGCTCTGCGGGCTGAGTTGCCACGGCGAGCGCCAGAACGCCTCCTGCGAGGCAGTATCAAACTCATGGTATTCCGGGCCGGGCAGCGCGCGAATGCGGTTGCTGGTCAATAACTGTTTCACCCCCGTCGGCTGGCTAAAGGTGCGCGTTGACGGGCAAATCGCCAGCCGATCACCATCCGCCAGCCTGCGCCCTTCCAGACCGCCGATCCCCACTTTCAGATCGGTGCTGCGGGAACCCATCACTTCCGGCACGTCAAAACCGCCAGCCACCGCCAGATAGCTGCGAATACCATGCAGCGGGCGTTTCAGCACCAGTTGCTGTCCGGCGAACGCCTGCTGTCGCCAGCCGCTCCATACCGGTTTTCCGTCGAGCTGCGCTTCACACCCTGCCCCGGTTAACGCAAACCAGTTGTCGCGTTCAAACTCCACGGTTATCTGCCCGAGAGTAATTTCAATCGCCGCCGCATTCGGCGGATTTCCCACCAGCAGATTGGCGGTGATAAGCGCCGGTTTATCCAGCGCACCGCAGTGGCTGACGCCGGACTGACGCAGGCCATAACGGCCCGTATCCTGAATGGAGGCATACAGTCCGGCACGGATAATTTTCAGCATACGCCCTCCCGCTGCGGGATAAAGCGCACGACATCGCCGGGGCGCAACAGCGCAGGCTCAGCACGCGCCGGGTCAAACAGCCGCAGCGCAGTATGACCGATGAGCTGCCAGCCACCCGGCGTATCCAGCGGATAAATGCCTGTCTGCGCGCCGCCGATCCCTACCGTTCCGGCGGGTACGCTCAGGCGCGGCTCTCCCCGGCGCGGAGTGATGAGGGGTTCCGGCAGCCCACCGAGGTACGGAAACCCCGGCTGAAAACCGAGAAACCACACCACGTATTCTACCGAGGCGTGCAGCTCAACAACCTGCTTTTCAGTGAGCCCGCAGTGCTGCGCCACCACGCCGAGATCCGGTCCGACATTTTTGCCATACACCACCGGGATTTCAACGTAGCGGGAGTCCGGCTGCAGCGCCTCGCTCTCTTCCCACCAGCGCTGAAGGCGCTCAATGGCGTCCAGCGCCAGCGACTGCGGATTTCGCAACACCACGGTGATGTTATTCATTCCCGGAATGGCTTCCACCACGTCGGGTTGATCCGCCAGACGCTGGGTCAGCCGCCAGATCCGCTTCTGGCTCTCCAGCGTCACTGGCGGCTCCAGCTCCAGCACGACGGCAGTTTCACCCAACAGATAACAACGCGCTCGCTGCACTTTTCTCTCCACTCAGGCAGGATTCGGGATATCGATAAAGGTAACATCCAGATCGGTGGTCTCGTTCAGCCACTCGCTGAGCGCACGGATCCCACCGCGTTCGGTCGCGTGATGACCGGCGGCATAGAAATGCAGCCCCTGCTCACGCGCCGAGTGAATGGTTTGCTCGGACACTTCACCGGTAATAAACGCATCAACGCCAAAGCGGGCTGCGCTGTCGATGAATCCCTGACCGCCACCGGTACACCAGGCGATGCGCATGATTTTATCCGGCCCGGTATCCCCACTCCATAGTGGTTTGCGACCAAGGCGGGCTTCAATCCACGAAGCCAGTTCGGGGCCAGGTACCGCCATAGAGAGTTCTCCCCATGGCACCAGCGGCTCGACTTCACCCATGATGTTAATCCCCAGCAGTCCCGCAAGCTGGGCGTTGTTGCCGAGCTCCGGGTGCGCATCCAGCGGCAGATGCCAGCCATACAGATTGATATCGTTTTCCAGCAACGTTTTCAGGCGACGGCGCTTCATGCCGCTGATCACCGGTGATTCCCCTTTCCAGAAATAACCGTGATGCACGATGACCGCATCCGCCCGCAGACGAACGGCTTCATCCAGCAGCGCCTGGCTTGCCGTGACGCCAGTGACAATCCGGCTGACTGTCTCGCGCCCTTCCACTTGCAGACCGTTAGGTGCGTAATCGCTGAACGCCCCGCTGTTAAGCTTTTCGTTAATCAGTTGCTCAAGCTCGGTGTTTTTCATCGTTACTCCTCTATCCACAAAACGATCCAAAATAAAAAAGGTTTCACAGGCACACCATAGCGATCTCAGTCGTCCGCGACAACGGCCCGCGTCCCCTTTCTGGCGGCATCGTACGCCGCAAGCGTCGCTTCGCGTGCCCGTTTGTGATCGACTACCGGGCGAGGATAATCAAGTACTACCTGTGTTTTTTCCGCCCATTGCCACGGCGTATGGATTGATGCCGTCGGTACCGCCGCCAGTTCAGGGATCCAGCGGCGAATAAATTCACCAGCTTTATCAAATTTCTCGCCCTGGGTGGTGGGGTTAAAAATGCGAAAATACGGTGCGGCATCCGTACCCGTAGAGGCCGCCCACTGCCAGCCGCCGTTGTTTGCCGCCAGATCGCCGTCGATCAGCTGTGACATAAAATAGCGTTCCCCTTCCCGCCAGTCGATCAGCAGGTCTTTCACCAGAAAACTGGCGACGATCATCCGTAAGCGGTTATGCATCCAGCCCGTCGCATTGAGCTGACGCATGGCCGCATCGACGATTGGATATCCGGTCTCGCCGTTCTGCCATGCGGTGAGTGTCGCGTCTGGTTTTTTCCACTGTACGCGGTCCGTCCAGTCGATAAACGGCTGGTGTTTACATAACTGAGGATAACGGGTAATCAGATGACGGTAGAACTCCCGCCAGATCAGCTCATTCAGCCAGACCGATCCCCTTCCCCCTTCCAGCGCGTCCGGGTGCGTTTTCAACAGGCGATGCAGGCACTGGCGCGGCGATAACACCCCCAGCGTCAGGCAGGCGGAAAGCCGGCTGGTGCCATCGATGGCCGGGAAATCGCGATCGACCTCGTAACGCGCCAGCGCCTGCTGGCAAAAAAGGCGCAACCGCGCCAGGGCACTTTGCTCGTCGGCGGGAAACGCGTCAGCATCAAACGGCTGCTGCGGGTAATCTACGTTCACCGGCGACAGTGCCTCATTAAGCGCCCCACGCTGCCTGACCGCCGGAGCGTGATGACATAGCGGAAGTTCGTCGCGCAGACGGCGCAAAAAAGCGTTTTTGAACGGCGTAAACACTTTGTACATTTCGTGATTGCCAGTGGTGACGCTGCCGGGCGCGAGCAATACGCTGTCATCAAAGCCCTGACAGATTACCTTTTCCAGCGCGCGCTCCACCGCGGCATCCCGCTGGCGCTCGTTAATTTCATACTGATAATTGTAGAAAAGCGCACTGACGTCGTACGCGGCACACACGTCCTGAATCACCGTGACGCTATCGGCAAAGGTGTCAGCTGATTTTACTATCAGCGGAATGCCCCTCTCCGCCAGCGCCTGCTGCAGCGCGTTCAGATGGCTGACCAGAAACGCGGCCTGCCGTGGCGCCATTTGATGTTGTCGCCACTGCGCCGGTGTGGCGATATACAGCGCCAGAACGCTGGCATCCTGATTGCGGCAGGCCGCAGTGAGCGCCAGATTGTCATGCACGCGCAAATCCGCGCGAAACCAGACCAGATGAGTGGTCATACTGCTCCCGATTTAATGTTCGTCGTATAAAGACCAGAACTCAAAATAGCGCTGGCTGCTCAGGTAAGCGTCAGGAAATTCAGACATATAGTGTTGGATGAGGGTGACGGGCGCAAGCAGCGGTTGCGTTCCCTGCCGGTAGTCGTCAATCACCGTGGCCAGTGCCTGGCGCTGCGACGAACTGAGATACGGGCGAAAATACCCCTGCACATGCATCAGCACGTTGGTGTGATTGTTGCGGGTGGCGGGTTGGGACAGGAGATCGCTCAGACGCTGAAGGTACTCACGATAAAAATCCTCCAGCGAAGACCAGCGCGCGATCTCCGCCATAAAACGCCCGAGCTCTCGATACGCTGGCTGTGAATGCGCCAGAAGTACCAGCTTATAGCGGCTATGAAAGGCCACCAGCGCGCCGCGCGTTAATCCCTGTTCCCTGAGTTCGTTAAGCTCCTGAAGCGCATAAGTACGCGCATAAAAATTCTCACACATAGCGGCTCCCTTTCAGTGGTTACCCTAAGTGTAAACCGGGAGATAAAAAAAGCCGCCACCTGAGGTGACGGCTTTTGCATTGCTGTGTGTATCTTCGTTAGTAAAAATCGCAGGTCACTTTTTCGGCCTGGTCCATCCACACCGGTTTATCGCTGGTTTTAGACCAGACGCGATGCAGATAGCTATAAAAACGGGCACGGTCTTTCCAGAACAGCATGACCGGCAGCGCAACAATCCCCGCCACCACGGCGAAAGTGCGACGCAGAAAAATAACAGGTGCTGGATACTCTTTGTAAAGATCCATGATTCTCTCCCCTTTGGCTGGCCGGTAATGTTCACCGGTAAATGGGCTAAATGATGTCTGGCTAAAATAGTACCGCTTTGCCTGTAATTTTACTACTCATCCGACCACTTTTTTTAGCGTGTTTAGCCTTTATTTACATTATTTCTGTAAATAAGTTACGTAAAAGTTAAATTAATACTAACCATTAGTTAAATTGTGGCTTTAGGCCATTTTTATACTTTTTTTACATCCGCCACCGCGATTTTTGCGACATCTTTGCGCCGCGATTTCTACCATCCGGGTAATAACTCAAAGCCCCCGGAGGTGGATTGTGACTACAGGTGTAATAGCCGGCGTTGTGCTGGTTTTCCTGTTACTGGCGTATCTGGTGTATGCCTTGATTAATGCGGAGGCATTCTGATGGCCGCTCAGGGATTTTTACTGATTGCCGGTTTTTTACTGGTGCTGTTCATACTGTCGCGCCCGCTCGGGACGCTGCTTGCGCGCATGATTAACGATACCCCGCTGCCGGGTGTTGCTGGTGTGGAACGCGGGATCTGGCGACTTCTCGGCATTCGCCCACAGGAGATGGGCTGGCGCCAGTATCTGATGGCGCTGTTGCTGCTCAATATCTTTGGCCTGGTGGTTCTGTTCGTTCTGCTGATGTGTCAGGGCGTGCTGCCGCTGAACCCGCAAAACCTGCCGGGTCTGTCCTGGCATCTGGCGCTGAACACCGCAGTCAGCTTTGTAACCAACACCAACTGGCAGTCCTACTCTGGTGAAACCACCATGAGTTATCTGAGCCAGATGGCGGGGCTGACAGTACAGAACTTTCTCTCTGCCGCCACCGGTATCGCGGTGATCTTCGCCCTGACGCGTGCGTTTGCCCGTCGTAGCGCCACCACGCTCGGTAACGCCTGGGTGGATTTAACCCGCATTACGCTATGGGTGTTGTTGCCGCTGTCGCTTGTTATCGCGCTGTTTTTTATCCAGCAGGGCGCGCTGCAAAACCTCCTGCCATACCAGCCATTCACCTCGCTTGAAGGGGCAAAACAACTGCTGCCGATGGGGCCGGTCGCCTCGCAGGAAGCGATAAAAATGCTGGGCACCAACGGTGGCGGCTTCTTTAACGCTAACTCATCGCACCCGTTCGAAAACCCCACGGCGCTGA from Trabulsiella odontotermitis includes the following:
- the sdhB gene encoding succinate dehydrogenase iron-sulfur subunit SdhB, which produces MKLEFSVYRYNPDIDDAPHMQDYTLEAEEGRDMMLLDALIQLKEKDPTLSFRRSCREGVCGSDGLNMNGKNGLACITPISALNRPGQKIVIRPLPGLPVVRDLVVDMGQFYAQYEKIKPYLLNNEKNPPAREHLQSPEQREKLDGLYECILCACCSTSCPSFWWNPDKFIGPAGLLAAYRFLIDSRDTETDSRLEGLSDAFSVFRCHSIMNCVSVCPKGLNPTRAIGHIKSMLLQRSA
- the sdhA gene encoding succinate dehydrogenase flavoprotein subunit, with translation MKLPVREFDAVVIGAGGAGMRAALQISQSGQTCALLSKVFPTRSHTVSAQGGITVALGNTHEDNWEWHMYDTVKGSDYIGDQDAIEYMCKTGPEAILELEHMGLPFSRLDDGKIYQRPFGGQSKNFGGEQAARTAAAADRTGHALLHTLYQQNLKNHTTIFSEWYALDLVKNQDGAVVGCTALCIETGEVVYFKARATVLATGGAGRIYQSTTNAHINTGDGVGMAIRAGVPVQDMEMWQFHPTGIAGAGVLVTEGCRGEGGYLLNKHGERFMERYAPNAKDLAGRDVVARSIMIEIREGRGCDGPWGPHAKLKLDHLGKEVLESRLPGILELSRTFAHVDPVKEPIPVIPTCHYMMGGIPTKVTGQALTVNEKGEDVVIPGLFAVGEIACVSVHGANRLGGNSLLDLVVFGRAAGLHLQESIAEQGALRDASESDVEGSLDRLNRWNNTRSGEDPVEIRKALQECMQHNFSVFREGDAMHKGLEQLKVIRERLKNARLDDTSSEFNTQRVECLELDNLMETAYATAQSANYRTESRGAHSRFDFPDRDDENWLCHSLYLPESESMTRRSVNMEPKLRPAFPPKIRTY
- the sdhD gene encoding succinate dehydrogenase membrane anchor subunit, which translates into the protein MVSNASALGRNGVHDFILVRATAIVLTLYIIYMVGFFATSGTLTWEVWSGFFSSSFTKVFTLLALFSILIHAWIGMWQVLTDYVKPLAVRLILQLLIVVALVVYVIYGFVVVWGV
- the sdhC gene encoding succinate dehydrogenase cytochrome b556 subunit; this translates as MWALFMVRNVKKQRPVNLDLATIRFPVTAIASILHRVSGVITFVAVGILLWLLGTSLSSPEGFLVASSIMSSFFVKFIMWGILTALAYHTVVGIRHLLMDFGYLDETLEAGKRSATISFVITVVLSLLAGVLVW
- a CDS encoding citrate synthase, translating into MADTKAKLTLNGDIAIELDVLKGTLGEDVIDIRKLGSQGMFTFDPGFTSTASCESKITFIDGDEGILLHRGFPIDQLATESNYLEVCYILLNGEKPTQAQYDEFKTTVTRHTMIHEQITRLFHAFRRDSHPMAVMCGITGALAAFYHDSLDVNNPRHREIAAFRLLSKMPTMAAMCYKYSIGQPFVYPRNDLSYAGNFLNMMFSTPCETYEVNPVLERAMDRILILHADHEQNASTSTVRTAGSSGANPFACIAAGIASLWGPAHGGANEAALKMLEEISSVEHIPEFVRRAKDKNDSFRLMGFGHRVYKNYDPRATVMRETCHEVLKELGTKDDLLEVAMELENIALNDPYFIEKKLYPNVDFYSGIILKAMGIPSSMFTVIFAMARTVGWIAHWNEMHTEGMKIARPRQLYTGYDKREFESNVKKR
- the pxpA gene encoding 5-oxoprolinase subunit PxpA, which produces MNIDLNADLGEGGASDAQLLQLVSSANIACGFHAGDAVMMRTAVREAMRNGVAIGAHPSFPDRENFGRTAMSLPPETVYAQTLYQIGALGAIVRAEGGVLRHVKPHGMLYNQAAKSADLADAIARAVRDADAQLILTGLAGSELIRAGQRNHLTTQEEVFADRGYLADGSLVPRTQPGALIVDEDRALAQTLEMVLRGRVQSITGEWATVRAQTVCLHGDGEQALAFARRLRAAFAEHGITVSAA
- the pxpC gene encoding 5-oxoprolinase subunit PxpC, yielding MLKIIRAGLYASIQDTGRYGLRQSGVSHCGALDKPALITANLLVGNPPNAAAIEITLGQITVEFERDNWFALTGAGCEAQLDGKPVWSGWRQQAFAGQQLVLKRPLHGIRSYLAVAGGFDVPEVMGSRSTDLKVGIGGLEGRRLADGDRLAICPSTRTFSQPTGVKQLLTSNRIRALPGPEYHEFDTASQEAFWRSPWQLSPQSNRMGYRLKGQPLVRTTQRELLSHGLLPGVVQVPHNGQPIVLMSDAQTTGGYPRIACIIDADMYQLAQIPLGQPVHFVPCSLEEALKARSDQQRYLEQLAWRLNDEH
- the pxpB gene encoding 5-oxoprolinase subunit PxpB, yielding MQRARCYLLGETAVVLELEPPVTLESQKRIWRLTQRLADQPDVVEAIPGMNNITVVLRNPQSLALDAIERLQRWWEESEALQPDSRYVEIPVVYGKNVGPDLGVVAQHCGLTEKQVVELHASVEYVVWFLGFQPGFPYLGGLPEPLITPRRGEPRLSVPAGTVGIGGAQTGIYPLDTPGGWQLIGHTALRLFDPARAEPALLRPGDVVRFIPQREGVC
- a CDS encoding type 2 GTP cyclohydrolase I; translation: MKNTELEQLINEKLNSGAFSDYAPNGLQVEGRETVSRIVTGVTASQALLDEAVRLRADAVIVHHGYFWKGESPVISGMKRRRLKTLLENDINLYGWHLPLDAHPELGNNAQLAGLLGINIMGEVEPLVPWGELSMAVPGPELASWIEARLGRKPLWSGDTGPDKIMRIAWCTGGGQGFIDSAARFGVDAFITGEVSEQTIHSAREQGLHFYAAGHHATERGGIRALSEWLNETTDLDVTFIDIPNPA
- the phrB gene encoding deoxyribodipyrimidine photo-lyase, which gives rise to MTTHLVWFRADLRVHDNLALTAACRNQDASVLALYIATPAQWRQHQMAPRQAAFLVSHLNALQQALAERGIPLIVKSADTFADSVTVIQDVCAAYDVSALFYNYQYEINERQRDAAVERALEKVICQGFDDSVLLAPGSVTTGNHEMYKVFTPFKNAFLRRLRDELPLCHHAPAVRQRGALNEALSPVNVDYPQQPFDADAFPADEQSALARLRLFCQQALARYEVDRDFPAIDGTSRLSACLTLGVLSPRQCLHRLLKTHPDALEGGRGSVWLNELIWREFYRHLITRYPQLCKHQPFIDWTDRVQWKKPDATLTAWQNGETGYPIVDAAMRQLNATGWMHNRLRMIVASFLVKDLLIDWREGERYFMSQLIDGDLAANNGGWQWAASTGTDAAPYFRIFNPTTQGEKFDKAGEFIRRWIPELAAVPTASIHTPWQWAEKTQVVLDYPRPVVDHKRAREATLAAYDAARKGTRAVVADD
- a CDS encoding YbfA family protein, with protein sequence MDLYKEYPAPVIFLRRTFAVVAGIVALPVMLFWKDRARFYSYLHRVWSKTSDKPVWMDQAEKVTCDFY
- the kdpF gene encoding K(+)-transporting ATPase subunit F, which translates into the protein MTTGVIAGVVLVFLLLAYLVYALINAEAF